The genome window ATGCGAATAACACAAGTATTAAACATGTATACAGCTCctttaactactttatatctcAGGTCTATACACAGTTGTATGTCTTATGTACCAAGAAAAAGAAATGATGGATCCTAGCCTTCTAATGATTTTTAAAAAAGCAAAAAATCACATAGTGTACTTTTCAGTaaacaggtctaatcgtgtcttaTACAGGTGATGTATGATATAACTTGTAATGAATTATAACCATTTTAATCGACTTCTTGTAATTGACAGATTGTGAAATGCTTGGTATCATTTGAGGACCTCAACGTCAACGCAGTCAACAAGGCTGGAGAGACACCTCTCGACATTGCAGAAAACGTGAAAATAACAGAATTGATTAATATCTTAAAAGAAGCGGGAGCGGCTCACTCTAAGGACTATGGTAAACCGCCTAGTGCCGCCAAGCAACTCAAGCAAACAGTCAGCGACATAAAACACGACGTTCAATCCCAAATCCGACAGACCCGTAATACAGGATTTCGTGTTCGCAAGATCGCAAAGAAGGTGAAAAAGCTCCACATCAGCGGGCTTAACAACGCGATAAATTCCGCCACTGTTGTTGCGGTTCTTATAGCCACAGTTGCTTTTGCAGCCATTTTCACTATCCCGGGCCAATACGTTGAGGAGAAAAAAGACGGGTTTACCCTCGGGCAAGCGAATATAGCTACAAACGCTGCGTTTATTATGTTCTTTTTGTTCGACAGTTTAGCACTCTTCATCTCATTGGCGGTTGTGGTGGTTCAAACATCTATTGTGGTGATTGAAGAGAAGGCGAAGAGACAGCTTATGTTTGTGATTAACAAGCTTATGTGGTTGGCATGTCTTTTTATCTCGATCGCGTTTATTTCGTTGACTTATGTGGTTGTTGGGTCCCACGAGAGGTGGCTTGCCATTTACGCTACTGTGATTGGTGCCACGGTTATGTTGACCACGATCGGGTCAATGTGTTATTGTGTCGTGAGGCATCGGCTGGAGGAAACTAAAATGAGGAACATAAGACGAGCCGAAACGAATTCGCATTCGTATTCAATGTCGATGGCATCGGATCCTGAGATTTACAGTGAGAAATACAAGAGAATGTATGCTGTCTAAAAGAAATCGGGTTCATGGGTATTTCTGGAATTATGGTTATCGACGGGTCTAAAAGAAACCGAGAGGTCAACACAGACAAGAAAGTCGGATGACTACTACCGGTTGTCCTTCATGTGAGTTTATTCAACTTTTTCTGTAATAAATTCTAGTTATACGAACGTctatgtttgtatatatataatcTATAGTACACAATTTCATTGCAGGAAAAGTTCTGTTCATTGTTTTCTACATAACAATATATTAGTTAATTCAACAAAAAAATACAATTTAAGCTATCTAATTCACAAAATTcaacaataaaatacaaatcAACCTGTTAAAAAGTTACAAATTTAAGCTGTCTAGTTTTACTTACTCAATGTTCATGTCTACTACGATGATGATCATCAAGCTTGTCATTATGTTTAGCCGAAGACCGTTGATGAGAACTTTGATGTTTTTTAGAACTCTGACCTCCTTTTGTTGACGGTTCGTGTTGCACCGTGTTCTTGGGAGAATAGCAGTGACGTACATGACATTGGTGACTTCTTGTTTCGGTTGATTTGCTGCCTCTAATTGCTACTGATAAGATAACTAACTTGTCACGTGTGTCTTCAGAATGCCAGTATTGTGGGCCCCCGTCCTCTTCTGAGGCGTGTGTGTCGTCATGGTGTATCGAGATTTCTGCTGTGTTTCCTGGTTTTATTATGCCTACAGCAGGAGCCACCTACATCacaattttaaacaaattatATGATCACGGGTCAATTCGGGTTGTAATTGTTTGGCAACACGGGTCAAACCGGTAAAATGTTTATAGAGAAAAGTAGATGAAAATGCAAGGGGTCAAGATCCGTCTCGATttagtccctagctttccaaaagtacacgatAGTCCCTGTTGTTTGCAGtttgtaacgtatttagtccctaacttttgtaaaaaagtacacagatggtccctatggtttgcacttctTAATGCATTTAGTTCCCAACGTTTagtgactaaatgcgttacaaagtgcatacCACGGGGACCATGTATTTTTGGCAGAAATTGGGgttaaatgtgttacaaagtgcaaatcacAGAAAAAACTGAGACTAAATCCAAAATTCTGGTTAACCAcaggaccatctgtgtactttactctgttttgtgtttatgtaggcgacccgttttgacccgaataTTTGATTTGCTACCCAACCCAACTGACATGCCATTTTTGGCACCTGTAGTGTCAATTGTCGATTCTTGAAAACGGCCTGAAAAACAAGAAAACGCGAGTAGTTTCATAGTTTACCTCAAGCCACCTAGGAAATCCGAACGAGCCTCTGTTTCGATACTCTGGTTCTTCACCATCTTTAACAGCCGAAAGACCTTCGCATAAAATGTGAAAAATTGCATCGTCTTTATTACTTCTATTTGTGATCGTTAGCGAACGTGTTTCTTGATTCTGAAGGACTATTTTGTTTGTACTAAGTGAAGTATCTGGAACACAACGTAACTCTTCGCGTATAGATCTTATTTTCTCGTTTGACATGAATATTTTCCCGAATTCTTGTCGTCTCACTGATCTATCCACATGGGAAATCTGGACTTTAAATTTGCAGCGAACCGGTTTGTGATCACTTTCTACTACATCCATACAAGCTTCATACCTGTAAATGTCatcacagaaaaaaaaaaaaaaaaaaaaaaaaaagaaataaatcaataaaaatagatgtaaaaagaaaaaaagtttCTTAAAGAGACCTACTGCCAAACTGAAGCAACAACAGGGCATGCTAAACTGCATTCTGACGTTGGTGATGAGCGATTGTCTCGGTATAATATTCTATCGCACCATGCAGGTATACGTTTTTTCTCTCCTGAATCGTATCCtgaaaacaaagaaaaagaaaagattgtgcGATTTTTCATACATTATTCATAGGTGTTTGGGTCGGTTTTGGCTCAAAACCATAACCACAATGTCGGTTAATGGATAATCATAGTCATAACCGATCAGTTACGGGGGTTTCAGTTAAGCGGTTTTGAAGGTTATTGCGGTCTGTTATGAGTTGGTTAACTGTGAATTTAGGTCTAGCTAAAAATagctcaattttttttttgaccaATAAATTGTTATTACACATTTCTATAAATTAGTaaattacatagtattaaaaatacatataattttaTAATATTATTACCGAACAGGCGAACATTCAAACAAAACGATATGATATAACCCATAAATTCtaaaaacattcaaacaaaaacatcaaatattgaAAAAATAGTGAAAAGTCCAAAATCCGAAATCCGACAACGATTTTACTACATGTCGGTTTGATTGGGTTATGACGGGTATGGGAACATTGATAATTATAAacgacccgctactttcggtttttAGAAACACAACTAACCGACCCACTGGTTTTTGATTTGGTTCACTATTGTCGGTTAATTTGGTTATGGGTCGGTCatttcggttttttgcacacccctagtgGCAATGTGACAAGTTTACTTATAAATGGGTTGATTTGGGCTGTGTTTTACTTTAATGTCTTGAATCGAAAAAATTGCTAAAATGAAGACCGGTTAAGtttttgtaatcatatttgacACTACATGTTTGTTAAAAGTTCAATTTTTTGTACAAAAGTTATCGAAGACAATCCGaatgcttttgacccattaccagACCCACCCGCCAACCATTTTCCGACCTCCAAACTTCATCAATCTTACCTCCTAAACCAGGTTTCCCTCGCTCAAACTTGTAAGTTGGCGGAAATCTGATAAGCGCTTCTCTCATTCCTTGAAAAACTTTGCCAGCTTTCATTTCGGCTCGAAGCTGATCCTTTTCTCTCAGCCAATCAAAACTCCTTTGCGAAACAAAGTCACGTGCTTCATCATACGTTATTCCAAAAAGACGGTAATTGAAGTCTCCACAAAAGATAACCATGTCAGCTTCCGCTAGATCCGGCTTCCCCTCATCAGGATTGATAGCCACAGACTGTTTGTTCATATACAAAACAATGTCAAAACAATATACACATACTTTTTATagatataatacatatatatatgctTACAGTAGCAGGGCGAAGCATTTGGGCAGTAGACGAGACACTAGCTGTAAGAACGAGGAGAAACCATAGCAAGCCATAGGAATAATAATAAAGCACCCAAAATAAATATGTGGAGAAGGCAAGAGAGCAACACAAAAACAGGTATCGCGCCATACCAGATGCATTGTTGATTGATCGACCGAACGTGATGTTTTTGTATATGTGATCAAAGTCTGCGTTCCTGCGGTTCACTGCTTCTAGGTGTGCAGCCAGGTGACAGTTTACAAAGCACATTATTCTGTCGTAAACTCTCAATCTCAACCCTACACCCCCCTGTAAGAAAAGATAATAAGCAAATGATCAATATTATCACCTCTGATGAATATATAAGACGTTTATGTGCGAACAAACGTGCATACCTTATTACCAATAGTACGACCCAAGCCACAAGCAACTGCCGCAACATCAAGATCGCCAACGTGTGTTCTAAGACTCTTTCTTACCCTAAAAAAGACATGTTACAATAATGCAAAGATGCAAAGTTGGTCTCAAAGTAGTTTGATTTTCGCATAAATCTGTGTCGGTGGAAGTAATACCAAATGGCTATGAGCAGGCCTGCGAGCTGCCTCGATCCTACACGTTCGAAACTAGATCCTTCACCCATAGCTTTCCCGATAGCATCTTGCCACCATTGTCCGTTAGAACTCCCTTCAACACCTATCTGCACTCGACATCAAACCAATGAGTGCAAAACGCAAAACGTATTTCTATAATTAAGAGGTTTCAAAACATCTTACAGTTTCTTTAGCAGCAGACATTGCAAGAAATCCGGTCCCCATTTCCACTTCTTGCAAGCCAACGACCATAATATCGACATCGGAAGCTTGTGATCCTACCCACGAAACGAGTGCTTCGTGGCACGGTTTTCCTTCACCGACATTCCATGTACCAACCATAATCTTAACCGTTTCAAGCGTATTATACATAGGTTCTCTTTTGGCTAATTCTGGTCTTAAAATATTATCAAGAGGCCCGGGAGATGAAATGTACCACCCACGTATACCACCATGTGTAGCTAAACTAAAAATCGATCCGTTCCCAACTACCATTTTTATAACGGGCCCATTATGAGCAATCCAACCCGTAATCAAATTTCCCTCAAGATCAATCACTTGGACCATACCACTCACATACCCGACCCATATCCGTGGCCCGTAAGTACAAAAACAAAGAACTGCACAATGGTGGTGATGAAAATCACGCAAACGGTTTCCGTTACCATCCCATTGGACCAATACACCGTTTGAACATCCGGTCCAGATCGTTCCATCATAAGCAAGCAAAAGAGCTTCGGTTTTTTTAGCGTCTTCTGCTGCAAATGCGTTCGTACCCTTGGTTGCAACTCGCCTAACTGCATCTGCAGCTCCCATTATTGCATACTTTGATCTTTGTAAAAAACCACCTCcttgttgtttttcttttttcgaTTTTGAACCGCCTTTTACACTAGCTTCCTCTTCTGGAGGTTGATCTTTTTGATCTTTCTCTGACGCTGCATCAACCCGATTCTCGATTTGTCCATCTACATTGTAAACTTTCAGAAGTTCCCTCGTACGAGCATCCCTGTCGTTGTAATAATCAGCTGTTAATATTTAGATAACCTGTATATGTCATGCCGACATAATAAAGAGAAAATTATACCATAATGAGAAACTGAGAGAACCCGCAGCCCAAATTTTGGACTTGACTTTGTCCGACAACAAATACTTGACATCCGAAGAAG of Helianthus annuus cultivar XRQ/B chromosome 1, HanXRQr2.0-SUNRISE, whole genome shotgun sequence contains these proteins:
- the LOC110878474 gene encoding ankyrin repeat-containing protein At5g02620; protein product: MEKQISFRLGKMEKQQSFRVSAMEKQKSFRISMGRQMSFGVDRKKAKDSPGKRGDSVLHLACRGGNLSKVIEILQSLGLDALSKQNQEGETPLYVAAENGHVHVVGQFLKHLDLQTASIAANNGYDPFHIAAKQGHLEVLRELLNSFPNLVMTTDSSNSTALHTAAAQGHVDVVNLLLDADSNLAKIARNNGKTVLHTAARMGHLEVAKSVLNKDPSIGFRNDKKGQTALHMAVKGQNMDMVVELIKPDPTVLSLEDNKGNTALHIATKKGRTKIVKCLVSFEDLNVNAVNKAGETPLDIAENVKITELINILKEAGAAHSKDYGKPPSAAKQLKQTVSDIKHDVQSQIRQTRNTGFRVRKIAKKVKKLHISGLNNAINSATVVAVLIATVAFAAIFTIPGQYVEEKKDGFTLGQANIATNAAFIMFFLFDSLALFISLAVVVVQTSIVVIEEKAKRQLMFVINKLMWLACLFISIAFISLTYVVVGSHERWLAIYATVIGATVMLTTIGSMCYCVVRHRLEETKMRNIRRAETNSHSYSMSMASDPEIYSEKYKRMYAV
- the LOC110878460 gene encoding type I inositol polyphosphate 5-phosphatase 13 isoform X1 encodes the protein MSQKLDDADSDALSALATAPPPSTATNRKSHSQQLRTNTGTNFKRHPKHHHRKHSLDEATMTGFNDYSDDDDDNNFCPYATSDDPQNQQSCYINSNNNDNDNSCNDNNNSSPCDEQQMPEFSGTGGGTGFFKAPSRSAVHPGRPTAIELRPHPLRETQVGRFIRTIACTETQLWAGQESGVRFWNFSDAFEPGLGIGGRARRGDEDAAPFYESVNTSPTMCLMIDCGSKLVWSGHKDGKVRSWKMDQQPKDDVCFKEGLSFQAYQRGPVLSMVTSSYGDIWTGSENGVIKVWPWESVEKSLALSPEERHMAALLVERSSIDLKSQATVNGVCSISSSDVKYLLSDKVKSKIWAAGSLSFSLWDARTRELLKVYNVDGQIENRVDAASEKDQKDQPPEEEASVKGGSKSKKEKQQGGGFLQRSKYAIMGAADAVRRVATKGTNAFAAEDAKKTEALLLAYDGTIWTGCSNGVLVQWDGNGNRLRDFHHHHCAVLCFCTYGPRIWVGYVSGMVQVIDLEGNLITGWIAHNGPVIKMVVGNGSIFSLATHGGIRGWYISSPGPLDNILRPELAKREPMYNTLETVKIMVGTWNVGEGKPCHEALVSWVGSQASDVDIMVVGLQEVEMGTGFLAMSAAKETIGVEGSSNGQWWQDAIGKAMGEGSSFERVGSRQLAGLLIAIWVRKSLRTHVGDLDVAAVACGLGRTIGNKGGVGLRLRVYDRIMCFVNCHLAAHLEAVNRRNADFDHIYKNITFGRSINNASGMARYLFLCCSLAFSTYLFWVLYYYSYGLLWFLLVLTASVSSTAQMLRPATSVAINPDEGKPDLAEADMVIFCGDFNYRLFGITYDEARDFVSQRSFDWLREKDQLRAEMKAGKVFQGMREALIRFPPTYKFERGKPGLGGYDSGEKKRIPAWCDRILYRDNRSSPTSECSLACPVVASVWQYEACMDVVESDHKPVRCKFKVQISHVDRSVRRQEFGKIFMSNEKIRSIREELRCVPDTSLSTNKIVLQNQETRSLTITNRSNKDDAIFHILCEGLSAVKDGEEPEYRNRGSFGFPRWLEVAPAVGIIKPGNTAEISIHHDDTHASEEDGGPQYWHSEDTRDKLVILSVAIRGSKSTETRSHQCHVRHCYSPKNTVQHEPSTKGGQSSKKHQSSHQRSSAKHNDKLDDHHRSRHEH
- the LOC110878460 gene encoding type I inositol polyphosphate 5-phosphatase 12 isoform X2, whose translation is MSQKLDDADSDALSALATAPPPSTATNRKSHSQQLRTNTGTNFKRHPKHHHRKHSLDEATMTGFNDYSDDDDDNNFCPYATSDDPQNQQSCYINSNNNDNDNSCNDNNNSSPCDEQQMPEFSGTGGGTGFFKAPSRSAVHPGRPTAIELRPHPLRETQVGRFIRTIACTETQLWAGQESGVRFWNFSDAFEPGLGIGGRARRGDEDAAPFYESVNTSPTMCLMIDCGSKLVWSGHKDGKVRSWKMDQQPKDDVCFKEGLSFQAYQRGPVLSMVTSSYGDIWTGSENGVIKVWPWESVEKSLALSPEERHMAALLVERSSIDLKSQATVNGVCSISSSDVKYLLSDKVKSKIWAAGSLSFSLWDARTRELLKVYNVDGQIENRVDAASEKDQKDQPPEEEASVKGGSKSKKEKQQGGGFLQRSKYAIMGAADAVRRVATKGTNAFAAEDAKKTEALLLAYDGTIWTGCSNGVLVQWDGNGNRLRDFHHHHCAVLCFCTYGPRIWVGYVSGMVQVIDLEGNLITGWIAHNGPVIKMVVGNGSIFSLATHGGIRGWYISSPGPLDNILRPELAKREPMYNTLETVKIMVGTWNVGEGKPCHEALVSWVGSQASDVDIMVVGLQEVEMGTGFLAMSAAKETIGVEGSSNGQWWQDAIGKAMGEGSSFERVGSRQLAGLLIAIWVRKSLRTHVGDLDVAAVACGLGRTIGNKGGVGLRLRVYDRIMCFVNCHLAAHLEAVNRRNADFDHIYKNITFGRSINNASASVSSTAQMLRPATSVAINPDEGKPDLAEADMVIFCGDFNYRLFGITYDEARDFVSQRSFDWLREKDQLRAEMKAGKVFQGMREALIRFPPTYKFERGKPGLGGYDSGEKKRIPAWCDRILYRDNRSSPTSECSLACPVVASVWQYEACMDVVESDHKPVRCKFKVQISHVDRSVRRQEFGKIFMSNEKIRSIREELRCVPDTSLSTNKIVLQNQETRSLTITNRSNKDDAIFHILCEGLSAVKDGEEPEYRNRGSFGFPRWLEVAPAVGIIKPGNTAEISIHHDDTHASEEDGGPQYWHSEDTRDKLVILSVAIRGSKSTETRSHQCHVRHCYSPKNTVQHEPSTKGGQSSKKHQSSHQRSSAKHNDKLDDHHRSRHEH